Proteins encoded within one genomic window of Spirochaeta cellobiosiphila DSM 17781:
- a CDS encoding methyl-accepting chemotaxis protein, which translates to MKLRGKVLLPTAIVMIAGLMVVFLTMVTSVIKEIETIHERELKQLTDVTTNKAETWLEERRANIETIAQMNDLIIPLEAKVSTQELAKINNKLKRLTVIMNDFDTLGILNKEGIAIAHSEASQVGSLNLSSRDYFKEAIKGNLAISKVLVSKVSQKPVFVIASPLKDGDNIIGIIYGAIKLSNFTQSAVDTIQIGDDGYAYMVDDKGVMIAHRNSASILKDNITDSDFGREIMSQKEGIIDYKFENERILAGYNLVPITGWKLITRVTYNDMFASLKELTITMSIIMALILIVMLIVQFVLVRSIVKRVQAMVLNLKDLSEGEGDLTKRLLIQGSDEIDQMADYVNKTMTRIEDMVKQIKEETLSLADIDTDLSSNMTETASAINEITANIESVNVRIINQSAGVEEMHATLDAIGDGIEHLDYRIDEQIKNISDSSAAVEQMAANINSVNQSLQTNAASMQELQSASESGYQSIGELSNIFQLIIKESAGLEEASTIIQDIASQTNLLAMNAAIEAAHAGNTGRGFAVVAEEIRKLAENSGSQGSKISQALTSLKDSIDKIGSALDSTQGKFNSVYLLSQKTVEQESIIKQAMDEQVTGSKEVLHSLTAIQSQSDDVRDSSKEMLVGAKQVLEEISHLTEVTEEIRLSINEMATGAVQINKSVEYVRELTHQTSDSVGTLNNQVSKFVTK; encoded by the coding sequence ATGAAACTTAGAGGTAAAGTTCTGCTCCCTACAGCAATTGTCATGATTGCAGGACTTATGGTTGTCTTTTTAACAATGGTAACAAGTGTTATAAAAGAAATTGAAACAATACATGAAAGGGAATTAAAGCAGTTAACGGATGTAACAACGAATAAAGCAGAAACATGGCTTGAAGAACGAAGGGCTAATATTGAAACAATAGCCCAGATGAATGATCTTATTATTCCCCTTGAAGCGAAGGTATCAACACAAGAATTAGCCAAAATCAATAATAAGTTAAAACGTTTAACCGTTATTATGAATGATTTTGACACATTGGGAATCCTTAACAAAGAAGGAATAGCTATTGCCCATAGTGAGGCAAGTCAGGTGGGATCATTAAATCTAAGTAGTAGAGACTACTTTAAGGAAGCTATCAAAGGGAATTTGGCTATCTCCAAGGTTTTGGTTAGTAAGGTATCCCAAAAACCCGTATTTGTAATAGCCTCACCACTTAAAGATGGTGATAACATTATCGGTATTATCTATGGAGCTATCAAATTAAGTAATTTTACTCAATCAGCAGTTGATACCATCCAAATTGGGGATGATGGGTATGCCTATATGGTTGATGATAAAGGAGTTATGATAGCCCACCGTAATAGTGCATCAATCCTCAAGGATAACATAACAGATAGTGATTTCGGAAGAGAAATTATGTCACAGAAAGAAGGAATAATAGATTACAAATTTGAGAATGAACGTATTCTCGCTGGCTATAACCTTGTTCCCATTACAGGCTGGAAATTAATAACAAGAGTTACTTACAATGATATGTTTGCCTCACTAAAAGAATTAACCATTACTATGAGTATCATTATGGCGTTAATTCTTATCGTGATGTTAATAGTTCAATTTGTCCTTGTGCGGTCCATTGTTAAACGAGTTCAAGCCATGGTATTAAATCTCAAAGATTTGTCAGAAGGGGAAGGGGATTTAACAAAACGACTTCTTATACAAGGATCTGATGAAATCGATCAAATGGCAGATTATGTCAATAAGACAATGACACGTATCGAGGATATGGTTAAACAAATAAAAGAAGAGACCCTATCCTTGGCAGATATTGACACAGATCTATCTTCCAATATGACTGAAACAGCCTCAGCAATTAATGAGATTACCGCTAATATTGAAAGTGTAAATGTACGTATTATTAATCAATCCGCAGGTGTTGAAGAAATGCACGCAACATTAGATGCCATAGGGGATGGAATTGAACACCTTGACTATCGTATTGATGAACAGATAAAAAACATATCAGATTCTTCTGCCGCCGTAGAACAAATGGCGGCAAATATCAACTCTGTTAACCAGAGTCTCCAAACGAATGCTGCTTCTATGCAAGAATTGCAGTCAGCATCTGAGTCTGGTTATCAATCTATTGGAGAACTTTCCAATATTTTCCAACTTATCATCAAAGAATCCGCAGGTTTGGAAGAAGCAAGTACAATAATCCAGGATATCGCATCTCAAACCAATTTACTCGCTATGAACGCAGCAATAGAAGCAGCTCATGCAGGTAATACAGGAAGAGGTTTTGCTGTTGTAGCTGAAGAAATCCGTAAATTAGCAGAAAATTCAGGATCCCAAGGTAGTAAAATTAGTCAAGCCTTAACTTCCCTTAAAGATAGCATAGATAAAATTGGTTCTGCTTTGGATTCTACACAAGGTAAGTTTAATTCAGTATATCTTTTGAGTCAGAAAACAGTAGAACAGGAAAGTATCATCAAACAAGCGATGGATGAGCAAGTAACAGGCAGTAAAGAGGTATTACACTCATTAACAGCCATACAAAGTCAAAGTGATGATGTCCGTGATTCCTCAAAAGAAATGTTGGTTGGAGCCAAGCAAGTTCTTGAAGAAATCTCTCACTTAACAGAAGTAACAGAAGAAATCCGCCTCAGCATTAATGAAATGGCAACTGGTGCCGTACAAATAAATAAATCGGTAGAATATGTCAGAGAATTAACGCACCAAACTAGCGACAGTGTAGGAACTTTAAATAATCAAGTTTCTAAATTTGTGACAAAATAA
- a CDS encoding TetR/AcrR family transcriptional regulator, with the protein MHDADKIARKHEAKRELILDAAMQLIRETGFDDLTMKDIANKCSLSKGTLYIYFKSKDEILESLFLTAGNRFLIYVKEHTKEVMTGLQKLMVIWEAYLQFYGTSDDILLIAGIKNYMDPTFPVVLPQNNQSKSSPLYLLYEFLVEVIESGHKDGTIEKGVNAEGIAKAVLIVHGAILDIVQRLPKSDEDKIKKVIMEIRSIFMIFLRGIVPDNVDRSELNLIDIDMV; encoded by the coding sequence ATGCATGATGCTGACAAAATAGCGAGGAAACACGAAGCTAAACGCGAACTGATTCTTGATGCAGCTATGCAACTCATACGGGAAACAGGATTTGATGATCTCACAATGAAGGATATTGCAAATAAATGCTCCTTGAGTAAAGGAACATTATATATATACTTTAAAAGTAAAGATGAGATTCTCGAATCCTTATTCTTAACAGCAGGTAATCGCTTCTTGATCTATGTCAAAGAACATACCAAGGAGGTAATGACCGGACTACAAAAATTGATGGTAATATGGGAAGCATATCTTCAGTTTTATGGGACATCAGATGATATCCTATTAATTGCAGGTATAAAGAATTATATGGATCCAACTTTCCCTGTAGTACTACCCCAAAATAACCAATCAAAATCATCTCCTCTCTACCTACTATATGAGTTCTTAGTGGAAGTAATTGAGTCCGGACACAAGGATGGAACCATAGAAAAAGGAGTCAATGCAGAGGGTATAGCAAAGGCTGTCCTCATTGTTCATGGAGCTATTCTTGACATTGTTCAAAGATTGCCAAAATCAGATGAGGACAAAATAAAAAAAGTTATCATGGAAATAAGATCCATCTTTATGATTTTTCTTCGTGGGATTGTCCCAGATAACGTAGACCGATCAGAATTAAATCTTATTGATATTGATATGGTCTAA
- a CDS encoding alpha/beta fold hydrolase: MFFDSTYGKIYYDIQGEGPDLVLLHGTPFSSAVWSEILKELKPYYRIYIYDLLGYGQSEKVGNVSLDIQNKAFVELMLYWNLQSPYAVAHDFGGATLLRSIIINQLAISKMLLFDVVALSPWGSPFVKHVKHHEEVFNQIPNYIHKAMVQAYIRDALYKPFTDEDLDILVEPWLGEEGKKAFYRQIAQMDQKYTDDIREGLANINIPTHILWAEQDNWIPIEKGRELAQLIPSASFTGVSSSNHLMQWDQPQVILKAIRDFLPSYE; this comes from the coding sequence ATGTTTTTTGATAGTACTTATGGGAAGATTTATTACGATATTCAGGGAGAAGGCCCAGACCTTGTCCTTCTGCATGGAACCCCGTTTTCTTCAGCGGTCTGGAGTGAGATACTAAAGGAATTGAAACCTTATTATAGAATATATATTTACGATCTTCTGGGTTATGGACAATCAGAAAAAGTAGGAAATGTCTCATTAGATATACAGAATAAAGCTTTCGTTGAATTAATGCTGTATTGGAATTTACAATCACCTTATGCTGTTGCACATGACTTTGGAGGAGCTACATTGTTACGCTCAATTATTATTAACCAACTAGCTATTAGTAAAATGTTGCTTTTTGATGTAGTGGCCTTATCTCCTTGGGGTTCCCCTTTTGTTAAGCATGTAAAGCATCATGAAGAAGTTTTCAACCAAATACCAAATTACATTCATAAAGCAATGGTCCAGGCTTATATTAGAGACGCTCTATACAAACCATTTACTGATGAGGATTTAGATATTCTTGTAGAACCTTGGCTAGGGGAAGAGGGCAAAAAAGCTTTTTACCGTCAGATTGCGCAAATGGATCAAAAATATACTGATGATATCAGAGAAGGACTAGCAAACATCAATATTCCAACTCATATATTATGGGCGGAACAAGACAATTGGATTCCCATTGAGAAAGGTAGAGAACTCGCTCAACTGATTCCTTCTGCCAGTTTTACCGGTGTAAGTTCCTCCAATCATCTTATGCAATGGGACCAACCACAAGTTATTTTGAAAGCTATTAGAGACTTTCTTCCAAGCTATGAATAA
- a CDS encoding mechanosensitive ion channel family protein — protein sequence MKLLYENQELLIRLAILIGLVILIEILLKKLVKKDRAIFLKYFSRVVLILLTGIIISSSLPEDTDIMSILIFELVLAIIIQIPLWSITHAFKVNYPSEKNKPNTLVLALRTLFIILSLSILVWTYFRSDSNLLPIRYTNYILIANIFILLFNSIWCVSETRKIIDTLQRKSNKILNNLVLSAFSGPVRILLIALSFYGMSPLLDSSFFLFTTYKTGSSVLLTISFFLFFYRLSENIGHSFSQLSESKDNDFDRTQVEIIRFSLRIFLILLTTFIVIQQITGKNLNSLLAGLGIGGIAIAFGVQDVLKNIFGSFMIFADKPFKLGERILIEDYDGIIENIGFRSTRLRTMDGNLVVIPNEKVASVSIENVGKRETIRKLIDLKVPYNTPMSKINLLLTRLRELMDNHEGMIEEFPPRVYFNELGKDALNIRVLFWYSPPVYWDFMNFCEMINMKIVSIFEDLEIEFAYPTTTNIIQGKE from the coding sequence ATGAAATTGCTTTATGAAAATCAAGAGCTTCTCATCAGATTGGCTATCCTCATTGGTCTAGTTATTTTAATTGAAATATTATTAAAAAAACTTGTTAAGAAAGATAGGGCTATTTTTCTTAAATACTTCTCTAGAGTCGTTTTAATATTACTGACAGGAATTATCATCAGCAGTAGTTTACCTGAGGATACTGATATAATGTCCATACTTATTTTTGAATTAGTACTGGCTATCATTATTCAAATCCCTCTTTGGTCTATTACCCATGCCTTTAAAGTTAACTATCCTTCCGAAAAGAATAAACCTAATACGCTTGTTTTAGCCTTAAGGACATTATTTATAATATTGTCTCTTTCCATATTAGTTTGGACTTACTTTAGAAGTGATTCTAATTTATTACCTATTCGATACACAAATTATATATTGATAGCTAATATCTTTATTCTTCTTTTTAACAGCATCTGGTGTGTATCTGAAACCAGAAAGATAATAGACACACTCCAAAGAAAGAGCAATAAGATACTAAATAATCTTGTTTTATCAGCCTTTTCTGGTCCTGTCCGGATCTTATTAATCGCTTTAAGTTTTTATGGGATGAGTCCTTTATTAGATTCGAGCTTTTTTCTATTCACAACATATAAAACAGGTTCTAGTGTATTACTCACAATATCTTTCTTTTTGTTTTTTTATCGTTTATCTGAAAATATTGGACATTCCTTCAGCCAATTATCGGAGTCAAAGGATAATGATTTTGACAGAACTCAAGTTGAGATCATCAGATTTAGCCTTAGAATCTTCCTCATCTTGCTTACCACTTTTATTGTCATCCAACAGATTACAGGTAAAAATTTAAACTCACTCCTAGCAGGCTTGGGAATTGGTGGTATTGCTATTGCCTTTGGAGTGCAGGACGTTCTAAAAAATATATTCGGTAGCTTCATGATATTTGCAGATAAACCTTTTAAATTAGGAGAAAGAATACTCATTGAAGACTATGATGGTATTATTGAGAACATAGGCTTTCGTAGTACTCGTCTGAGAACAATGGATGGGAACTTAGTCGTTATACCCAATGAAAAAGTGGCCTCAGTATCAATAGAGAATGTCGGAAAAAGAGAGACAATACGCAAACTTATTGACCTTAAAGTTCCCTACAACACTCCTATGTCCAAAATCAATCTTCTACTAACAAGACTAAGAGAACTTATGGACAATCATGAAGGGATGATAGAAGAGTTTCCCCCTCGTGTCTATTTTAATGAATTAGGCAAAGATGCTCTGAATATTAGAGTACTTTTCTGGTATAGCCCACCAGTTTATTGGGACTTTATGAATTTTTGTGAAATGATAAATATGAAAATTGTGAGTATTTTCGAAGATTTAGAGATTGAATTCGCCTATCCGACGACTACAAATATAATTCAAGGCAAGGAATGA
- a CDS encoding outer membrane lipoprotein-sorting protein has translation MKKFFLISSLLIASQFAFAQQSAEQIIDASRNRIDAKTTSTRSTMILTAKDGSTTERMIDEYTSDAKDGSNRGVIMFQKPASVAGTRFLTLEVKDGDDNKWIYLPALGKVRRISSSEGSSSFVGTDFSYDDLSALDRDVNKDTHTLLGSDSLDGNDCWLIQSVPKESYQYAKVKIWVDKNTKATRKMELYDDKGDMVKLFQVLKFETVQGWVTPMEMKMTTIKSNTSTTIKVDIIKYDQPIPDAVFTTNYLATGRAR, from the coding sequence ATGAAGAAGTTTTTCTTAATAAGCAGTTTACTAATTGCTTCACAGTTTGCTTTTGCACAGCAGTCAGCTGAACAAATCATTGATGCCTCACGGAATCGTATTGATGCAAAGACTACATCAACAAGATCAACAATGATTCTTACAGCTAAAGATGGCTCTACAACAGAGCGCATGATTGATGAGTATACCAGTGATGCCAAAGATGGCAGTAATCGTGGTGTCATAATGTTTCAAAAACCAGCAAGTGTCGCAGGAACACGTTTTTTAACATTGGAAGTTAAAGACGGTGATGACAATAAATGGATATATTTACCAGCACTTGGTAAAGTTAGAAGAATTAGTTCTTCAGAAGGGTCAAGCAGCTTTGTAGGTACAGACTTTTCCTATGATGATTTATCAGCCCTTGATAGAGATGTTAATAAAGATACCCATACTCTTCTAGGTAGTGACTCATTAGACGGTAACGACTGTTGGTTAATCCAATCTGTTCCCAAAGAATCTTATCAATATGCAAAAGTAAAAATTTGGGTAGACAAAAATACTAAGGCAACTCGTAAGATGGAACTGTATGATGACAAAGGGGATATGGTCAAATTATTCCAAGTACTTAAATTCGAGACGGTTCAAGGTTGGGTAACGCCCATGGAAATGAAAATGACCACAATAAAGTCCAATACAAGTACAACCATTAAAGTTGATATCATCAAGTACGATCAACCCATTCCTGATGCTGTATTTACTACTAACTACCTTGCAACAGGGAGAGCTAGATAA
- a CDS encoding efflux RND transporter permease subunit: protein MKKLFKWPKLNVVVVLLITAFFGYQLKNVALDNNNYRFVPETDQSRVIADYIEETFGSQVFVLIALDRHYDSVFEADFLQKIKEFDDKAELITDVESVDSVLSTDYITSEGDSIVVQPIVSEDFDGSAKEVNEAKHRVVSWEMYKNALVSDDLTSTQIIVKFGIKQNEAGNPESLEALESVHQLAKDIFEPNTTVYITGMPVFNSDINKAMSADIKLLIPIVAIVVIFVLFLSFKRGFAVVIPLITVLIATIWSMGAMPLFHVKLSVISTVLPVILIAVGSAYGIHVVTHYIDDRELKSKLTRKEHDELVLELVSKIGKPVSLAALTTFTGFVSFCFTNVLPIREFGIFSSFGVIASFIVAMTFIPSLFLIIGPRPLKKKLFSKSKNNDEEDESTKAIAKVFIAITRKKHTVLFLAVVIVVVSLFGVSKLIIDNVLVEYFKDGTDVVLADKFVREKFGGSKVVSVIIKSEKAGGVLDPEVLESVDSLEQYLDEKIPEVGKVTSFTDLVKRMNQVYNADESPDGLKPVEAPTVQDDFGFGSFDSFGFESSDDFSATTTTEPEVVATDNTDTITLDPLDVKTLVETLNDASLNRGHYTMNAEELLTLLREKVNYEGATYYEIPTDPQKYGKKTTEELKSIVSNYMLLLSGDISSYSNDPLEPTSIRMNVLMKTKGQIDTQRVVDAINAYVDAEFPETVSVEVGGMALVEAALSRLVVYSQLTSVIIALISVFIIIWVSYRSVIAGLIGVIPLSISILMNFAIMGFFGIKLNIGTALVASISIGIGIDYIIHYLDSYYRERKAANGKDFLAKTFTSSGKAIIINAVSVGAGFAVLILSKFNILSQLGILIAFTMFSSSLIALSLLPVILNWFKPSFLDKEF from the coding sequence ATGAAAAAACTATTCAAATGGCCAAAACTAAACGTGGTCGTTGTATTGTTGATAACAGCTTTTTTTGGTTATCAACTCAAAAATGTTGCCCTCGACAACAATAACTATCGATTTGTACCAGAAACAGATCAATCACGTGTTATTGCTGATTATATTGAGGAGACTTTCGGATCTCAGGTATTTGTATTAATAGCCTTAGATCGTCATTACGATTCAGTGTTTGAAGCTGATTTCCTTCAGAAAATCAAAGAATTTGATGATAAGGCAGAGCTTATAACAGATGTAGAGTCTGTTGATTCTGTATTATCAACTGATTACATAACATCAGAAGGAGATTCCATAGTTGTACAACCCATAGTCTCCGAAGACTTTGATGGATCAGCAAAGGAAGTAAATGAAGCAAAACATAGAGTTGTATCATGGGAAATGTACAAAAATGCGCTTGTCTCTGATGACTTAACTTCTACACAGATAATTGTTAAGTTTGGAATCAAACAAAATGAAGCAGGTAATCCGGAGAGCCTGGAAGCTTTAGAAAGTGTCCATCAATTAGCTAAAGATATTTTTGAACCAAATACTACTGTCTATATTACGGGAATGCCAGTATTTAATTCAGATATTAACAAGGCCATGTCTGCAGACATTAAGTTGTTAATTCCCATTGTAGCTATTGTGGTGATCTTTGTTCTTTTCTTATCCTTTAAAAGAGGATTTGCGGTTGTCATTCCTCTTATAACTGTTTTGATTGCCACGATATGGTCTATGGGAGCTATGCCACTATTCCATGTCAAATTATCGGTGATATCCACTGTTCTGCCAGTCATACTGATAGCTGTGGGGAGTGCCTATGGAATTCACGTTGTTACTCACTACATTGATGATAGAGAACTAAAGAGTAAACTAACAAGAAAAGAACATGATGAGTTAGTTCTAGAACTTGTATCAAAGATAGGCAAACCTGTATCTTTGGCTGCACTAACGACATTTACAGGATTTGTATCCTTTTGTTTCACAAATGTGCTTCCCATTAGAGAATTTGGTATCTTCTCAAGTTTCGGAGTTATTGCCTCCTTTATTGTGGCTATGACTTTTATTCCTAGTTTATTCCTTATTATTGGACCCAGGCCCTTGAAGAAGAAATTGTTTTCCAAATCAAAAAACAATGATGAAGAAGATGAATCAACAAAAGCCATTGCCAAGGTTTTTATAGCTATTACACGAAAAAAACACACAGTACTTTTTTTAGCCGTAGTAATCGTAGTGGTATCTCTTTTTGGTGTATCAAAACTCATTATTGATAATGTTCTAGTTGAGTACTTTAAAGACGGAACAGATGTTGTTCTGGCAGATAAATTTGTTAGGGAAAAATTTGGAGGATCCAAAGTTGTTAGTGTCATAATCAAATCAGAAAAAGCTGGGGGCGTACTTGACCCTGAAGTCCTTGAATCAGTAGATAGTCTAGAGCAATATTTGGATGAAAAGATTCCAGAAGTTGGAAAAGTTACCTCTTTCACAGATCTAGTGAAACGGATGAACCAAGTTTACAATGCTGACGAAAGTCCTGATGGTCTAAAACCAGTAGAAGCCCCAACAGTCCAAGACGACTTTGGTTTTGGATCTTTTGATTCTTTTGGTTTTGAAAGTAGTGATGATTTCTCCGCAACCACTACTACAGAGCCAGAAGTAGTAGCTACAGATAATACAGACACTATCACTTTGGATCCACTTGATGTTAAAACATTAGTGGAAACCTTAAATGATGCTTCCCTTAATAGAGGACACTACACAATGAATGCAGAGGAATTATTAACTTTGCTTCGTGAAAAAGTAAATTATGAGGGAGCGACCTATTATGAGATACCTACAGATCCTCAAAAGTATGGTAAGAAAACTACAGAGGAACTCAAGAGCATTGTATCCAACTATATGCTTCTATTGTCAGGAGATATAAGCAGCTATTCCAATGATCCTCTTGAGCCAACATCCATTAGAATGAATGTACTAATGAAAACAAAAGGGCAGATAGACACGCAAAGAGTAGTAGACGCTATTAATGCTTATGTAGATGCAGAATTCCCTGAAACAGTTTCTGTTGAAGTGGGAGGAATGGCCTTGGTAGAAGCTGCTTTAAGTCGATTGGTTGTATACTCCCAACTTACTTCGGTAATCATAGCACTCATTAGTGTATTCATCATTATATGGGTATCTTATCGATCAGTGATTGCTGGATTAATAGGAGTAATTCCTCTATCGATCTCCATACTTATGAACTTCGCCATTATGGGTTTCTTTGGTATTAAGCTGAATATTGGAACAGCTTTGGTAGCTAGTATCTCTATAGGGATTGGTATTGATTATATCATCCATTATCTTGATTCCTATTATAGAGAACGTAAAGCAGCCAATGGTAAGGACTTCTTAGCTAAAACTTTTACCTCCTCCGGTAAGGCAATCATTATAAACGCCGTATCTGTAGGAGCTGGTTTTGCTGTTCTCATACTCTCTAAGTTCAATATCCTATCCCAATTGGGAATACTCATTGCCTTCACTATGTTCTCAAGTTCTCTCATTGCATTAAGCCTATTACCAGTAATTCTAAACTGGTTTAAACCATCATTTCTTGATAAGGAGTTTTAA
- a CDS encoding DUF2391 family protein, producing MKEVKTKRIDGYLHRIIQIEGDQNKINYTLQPIGWEFKPRDFFQILMGAAILAIPLAFTGEVWDLGKDLSMTRVVWIGITTITILGLYVYFNMYRFHLRNYIPHFLIRICLIYLGSLTVVTIILLLIDKAPFLTAPQIAIKRIVIIGFASSMSATVTDSLK from the coding sequence ATGAAGGAAGTTAAAACAAAACGTATTGATGGTTATCTCCACAGAATTATACAAATCGAAGGAGATCAAAACAAAATTAACTATACGCTTCAGCCCATAGGCTGGGAGTTTAAACCTCGGGATTTCTTTCAAATACTAATGGGGGCGGCTATATTGGCTATCCCATTAGCTTTTACAGGTGAGGTTTGGGATCTAGGAAAAGATTTGTCCATGACACGTGTTGTATGGATTGGTATTACTACAATAACAATCCTTGGATTATATGTTTACTTCAATATGTACCGTTTTCATTTACGTAACTATATCCCGCATTTTTTAATTAGAATCTGCTTAATCTACCTTGGATCCTTAACAGTTGTTACAATAATTTTGCTTCTCATTGATAAGGCGCCCTTCTTAACAGCACCACAAATAGCTATCAAAAGAATAGTTATAATTGGCTTTGCCAGTTCTATGAGTGCAACTGTTACAGATAGTTTAAAGTAA